In one Candidatus Nitronereus thalassa genomic region, the following are encoded:
- the tatA gene encoding twin-arginine translocase TatA/TatE family subunit, giving the protein MFGTMGFSELIIILVIVLIIFGAGRLPQIGEGVGKALKGFKKEVNEIPPSPEEQQPMPTADNVAPEQPGPMSNSGTPEADAAPPATQSATQQPYKPGPERTPGTLAATVYSGVGPEPVQPASPQPAIAAEGATPYVEQHSPVTMEQRASSSVPRPMAQYPPVPTAAAPTPTGKRPAAVVNKEAVARVQAQRAALQAKAAKAKAATGSPEDLQSLGEGLGSALRTFREATADVRNSIDPEMRTIQAELDAAQKEVEQTIEVAKQPPLPKEPPPSST; this is encoded by the coding sequence ATGTTTGGAACAATGGGGTTCTCTGAACTGATAATTATTCTGGTAATAGTGTTAATTATCTTTGGTGCAGGGCGTCTGCCACAAATTGGAGAAGGTGTCGGAAAAGCCCTGAAGGGCTTTAAAAAGGAAGTCAATGAAATCCCACCCTCCCCTGAAGAACAACAGCCCATGCCCACCGCTGATAACGTCGCGCCAGAACAACCTGGGCCCATGTCCAATTCGGGAACACCTGAAGCTGACGCCGCGCCACCTGCAACTCAATCCGCAACCCAACAACCCTATAAACCTGGTCCCGAACGCACTCCGGGAACTTTAGCGGCGACGGTTTATAGTGGCGTCGGGCCGGAACCCGTTCAGCCCGCCTCCCCTCAACCAGCCATTGCAGCGGAGGGGGCCACTCCCTATGTGGAACAACATTCCCCTGTGACCATGGAACAGCGAGCCTCCAGCTCTGTCCCTCGCCCCATGGCCCAGTATCCTCCTGTTCCTACTGCTGCGGCACCAACCCCAACGGGCAAACGTCCTGCCGCGGTGGTGAACAAAGAAGCCGTGGCCCGCGTCCAGGCTCAGCGGGCTGCGCTGCAAGCCAAGGCCGCCAAAGCAAAAGCCGCTACGGGATCACCAGAAGACTTACAAAGTTTGGGTGAGGGACTGGGCAGTGCACTTCGCACCTTCCGTGAGGCCACCGCAGATGTCCGGAATTCTATTGATCCAGAGATGCGCACCATTCAAGCCGAGCTCGATGCGGCACAAAAAGAAGTCGAGCAAACCATTGAAGTGGCCAAACAGCCACCCTTACCTAAAGAACCTCCTCCTTCCTCTACCTAA
- a CDS encoding HEAT repeat domain-containing protein: MTRPVQTFSPSFVLSLLLLVGSVGCQGESTHHDPLTLTATLLELLKDPSPDVRRTAALSLGKIGHSAGTEGLVQALSDSDPLVREYSAWSLGQIGENVNTDAAFALVSALGDPNTAVKHRAAKALGNIGPREPTIPLLLEGLAVGAIESRRAVVDAFMNLEEKSAYSALLSSLTDPDPKVRQGTIAALGEMGDRRALPTFEKILLRDDNVGVRTEAAYRLGKLGSQENIPSLEKAAKQDTTPIVHLWTSWAINNITPPPQAPASPTTPES, from the coding sequence ATGACAAGGCCAGTTCAAACATTTTCTCCAAGTTTTGTCTTGTCGCTGCTATTGTTGGTAGGTAGCGTCGGTTGCCAAGGAGAATCCACGCACCACGACCCTTTGACACTCACCGCCACCCTCCTGGAGTTACTCAAAGATCCATCTCCCGATGTCCGACGAACGGCTGCCCTTTCACTTGGGAAAATTGGCCATTCCGCCGGAACCGAAGGCCTGGTTCAGGCCCTTTCTGATTCTGATCCATTGGTCCGAGAATATAGTGCCTGGTCATTGGGTCAAATCGGAGAAAACGTCAACACCGACGCTGCCTTCGCTTTGGTGTCTGCCCTGGGAGACCCAAACACGGCAGTAAAACATCGCGCCGCCAAAGCCTTAGGAAATATTGGTCCACGAGAGCCGACCATTCCGTTGCTTCTCGAAGGATTGGCCGTAGGAGCCATCGAAAGCCGACGTGCGGTTGTCGATGCCTTCATGAATCTTGAAGAAAAATCTGCCTATTCTGCCCTCCTTTCCTCATTGACAGACCCAGACCCCAAGGTAAGACAGGGTACCATTGCAGCCTTAGGTGAAATGGGAGATCGAAGGGCATTGCCCACGTTTGAAAAGATCTTGCTACGGGATGACAATGTAGGCGTTCGAACAGAAGCTGCTTATCGGCTTGGCAAACTTGGCAGCCAAGAGAACATTCCCTCGTTAGAGAAGGCAGCCAAACAAGATACCACCCCCATTGTTCATCTTTGGACAAGCTGGGCAATTAACAATATTACCCCGCCGCCACAAGCACCCGCATCCCCAACTACTCCTGAATCTTAA
- a CDS encoding rod shape-determining protein codes for MGLISRFLSLMSSDMAIDLGTAHTLIYVQGKGIVLNEPSVVAIEKNSNKILAVGSEAKRMVGRTPGNIIAIRPMKEGVIADFEMTERMLRHFITKVHNRSMFVRPRIIIGVPSRITQVEQRAVRESAELAGAREVYLIEEPVAAAIGAGLPITEPSGNMVVDIGGGTTDIAVISLGGIVYSESVKVAGDQIDSAIISHVKREYSLLIGEHMAERVKFEIGSAYPLPEKAQMMVKGRDLISGIPRTIVLEDTEIREALQESVSTIVSAIKTALENTPPELAGDIIDRGIVLTGGGSLLKGLDARLRDETALPIVTVDDPLTSVVLGVGKTLEELSLLRSVASMSTVRS; via the coding sequence ATGGGGTTAATTAGTCGATTCCTTAGCTTGATGTCCAGTGATATGGCCATTGATTTGGGTACCGCCCATACTCTGATTTATGTGCAGGGTAAAGGGATTGTGCTGAATGAACCCTCGGTCGTCGCCATTGAAAAGAATTCCAATAAGATTTTAGCCGTTGGGAGTGAAGCGAAACGAATGGTGGGTCGTACACCTGGCAATATCATTGCCATTCGTCCCATGAAAGAGGGCGTTATCGCTGATTTTGAAATGACGGAGCGAATGCTTCGGCATTTCATTACCAAGGTGCATAATCGCAGTATGTTTGTCCGTCCACGCATTATTATTGGTGTCCCTTCCCGGATCACACAAGTAGAGCAACGTGCAGTCAGAGAATCCGCCGAATTGGCCGGCGCACGAGAAGTCTACCTAATTGAGGAACCAGTGGCAGCCGCCATTGGCGCCGGACTGCCCATAACCGAGCCCTCAGGCAACATGGTCGTGGATATCGGCGGTGGCACCACTGATATTGCCGTAATTTCTCTTGGAGGAATCGTCTATAGCGAGTCCGTCAAAGTCGCGGGCGATCAGATTGACTCCGCCATTATTAGTCATGTGAAACGCGAGTATAGCCTGCTCATTGGAGAGCATATGGCCGAACGAGTGAAATTTGAAATTGGCTCGGCCTATCCTCTTCCTGAAAAGGCCCAGATGATGGTGAAGGGACGGGATCTCATTTCAGGGATACCTCGGACGATTGTCTTGGAAGATACCGAAATTCGTGAAGCTTTACAGGAATCCGTGTCGACCATTGTGTCGGCCATAAAAACCGCATTAGAAAATACTCCACCTGAATTGGCTGGAGACATCATTGATCGAGGGATTGTGTTGACTGGAGGGGGTTCATTACTCAAGGGATTGGATGCCCGGTTACGTGACGAAACCGCGCTGCCGATTGTGACCGTGGATGACCCACTCACTTCCGTGGTCCTCGGTGTCGGAAAGACACTCGAGGAACTTTCCTTACTACGGAGCGTGGCTTCTATGTCAACCGTCCGATCATAA
- a CDS encoding cation:proton antiporter gives MEDISVLRDIVVIFAVSIGVVFLFQKVHLPPIAGFLVAGTVVGPYGLNLISDREQVQVLAEVGVILLLFTIGLEFSLAKLKSSRSLFLIAGPAQVFGVLVLIMGGGLVFGLSVKAAIFWGMLLSLSSTAIVLRALAERKENDTLHGRSTIGILIFQDLAVVPMMLMTPFLSDISDKGADGMGQILLTLLESLVLVVGVVIAARVLVPRFLEHIVRTRSRELFLLTVIVLGLGTAWLTSLVGLSLALGAFIAGLLISESEYSHQALAEVLPFRDSFNSLFFVSIGMLMDPRVLLDHPLLIVTMVATVFIGKFVTGAGAALAAGVPVRSAVLAGVALAQVGEFAFILAQEGLKVGILYRDTYNVFLAVSVLTMIITPIVIQWSPKIARRAEALQRLHQWFPGRTSFRTDLSQLKLKEHVVIVGYGLNGRNLSKVLSEFQIPYVVLEIRGEVIQMELGAGVPFQYGDATNPTVLRHVQIEQAKVFVVATSDPFGARRMVQLARELNPSLHIVVRTRYLKELEELQKLGANEIIPEEFETSIEISSLVLQSFNLPSQTIREKAEQIRREGYALLRRGELPELAHHLGTGTLGDVEVETCRIDDNSPALGKSLEELSIHQRTGVSVVALLRAGVTQSNPSNKSVLEVGDVLALLGPAENIRRAISLLVDPKHE, from the coding sequence ATGGAAGATATCAGTGTTTTACGCGACATCGTCGTGATCTTTGCAGTCTCCATCGGAGTAGTATTTTTATTCCAAAAAGTCCACTTGCCTCCCATTGCAGGTTTTCTGGTCGCTGGGACCGTCGTCGGTCCGTATGGCCTGAACCTCATCTCCGATCGAGAGCAGGTGCAAGTCCTCGCCGAAGTTGGAGTCATCCTCCTATTATTTACCATTGGTTTGGAATTTTCTCTTGCCAAATTGAAATCTTCGCGATCGTTATTCCTCATTGCGGGTCCGGCTCAGGTTTTTGGCGTCCTGGTGTTGATCATGGGCGGGGGGTTGGTCTTTGGACTATCTGTGAAAGCCGCTATTTTTTGGGGCATGCTCCTTTCGCTTAGTAGTACGGCCATTGTTCTTCGTGCGCTGGCGGAACGGAAGGAGAACGATACCTTGCATGGACGTTCCACCATTGGGATTTTAATTTTTCAGGATTTGGCAGTGGTGCCCATGATGCTTATGACTCCTTTTTTAAGTGATATAAGTGATAAAGGAGCAGACGGCATGGGACAGATTTTATTGACGTTATTGGAATCACTCGTCTTGGTCGTTGGAGTGGTCATTGCGGCTCGAGTCCTCGTGCCTCGATTTCTCGAACATATTGTTCGGACCCGAAGTCGAGAATTATTTCTTCTGACGGTCATTGTGTTGGGACTGGGTACCGCATGGTTGACTTCGTTGGTGGGACTCTCCTTAGCGTTGGGTGCGTTTATCGCGGGCCTGTTGATCTCAGAATCGGAGTATAGCCATCAAGCGTTAGCCGAAGTGCTTCCCTTTCGCGATAGCTTTAACAGCCTGTTTTTCGTATCCATTGGAATGTTGATGGACCCTCGTGTTCTGCTGGATCATCCGTTACTTATTGTGACCATGGTGGCCACTGTCTTCATTGGGAAATTTGTGACAGGGGCTGGGGCAGCCCTCGCCGCGGGCGTGCCAGTGCGTTCAGCTGTGTTGGCAGGGGTGGCATTGGCTCAGGTTGGGGAGTTCGCGTTTATTTTGGCGCAAGAGGGTCTAAAAGTTGGCATTTTGTATCGCGATACCTACAACGTGTTTTTGGCTGTCTCTGTGCTCACGATGATCATTACTCCTATTGTCATTCAATGGTCTCCAAAAATTGCCCGTCGAGCCGAGGCCCTTCAACGACTCCATCAATGGTTTCCCGGCCGAACGAGCTTTCGCACGGACCTATCGCAACTGAAACTCAAAGAGCATGTAGTAATTGTTGGATACGGATTAAATGGCAGGAATCTTTCCAAAGTTCTGAGCGAGTTTCAAATTCCCTATGTGGTCCTAGAGATTCGTGGAGAAGTCATCCAGATGGAATTAGGTGCAGGCGTGCCGTTTCAGTATGGGGATGCTACAAATCCCACGGTGCTTCGTCATGTGCAAATCGAACAGGCCAAGGTGTTTGTGGTTGCGACGTCCGATCCCTTTGGCGCAAGGCGGATGGTACAGTTGGCGCGGGAACTGAATCCTTCACTGCATATCGTGGTGCGCACCAGGTATTTAAAAGAATTGGAAGAGCTTCAAAAGCTGGGAGCCAATGAAATAATTCCCGAAGAATTCGAAACCTCGATAGAGATTTCCTCTCTGGTGTTGCAATCTTTTAATTTGCCATCGCAGACTATCAGGGAAAAGGCCGAACAAATTCGTCGGGAAGGGTATGCACTTCTGCGACGTGGGGAATTGCCGGAATTGGCCCATCATTTAGGAACAGGGACGTTAGGTGACGTCGAAGTCGAAACCTGCCGGATCGATGACAATTCTCCGGCCCTTGGAAAATCTTTGGAAGAGTTGTCGATTCACCAACGAACGGGAGTTTCTGTGGTCGCCCTCTTGAGAGCGGGTGTCACTCAGTCAAATCCCAGCAATAAATCTGTGCTAGAGGTTGGGGACGTTTTGGCCCTTTTGGGGCCGGCAGAAAACATTCGTCGCGCGATCAGTTTGTTGGTTGACCCCAAACACGAATAA
- the leuD gene encoding 3-isopropylmalate dehydratase small subunit, with amino-acid sequence MEPFTTLTGIVAPLDRVNVDTDQIIPKQYLKTIQRTGLKEGLFADWKIRPDGSPDPGFFMNQPRFQHATILLTRDNFGCGSSREHAPWALLDYGIRSIVAPSFADIFYNNCFQNGILPVVLKAEEIQQLFDVVAQEESVQVTIDLPNQTVALSLSKTFAFTIDPFRKNSLMKGLDAIGLTLQRESAITAYEQRRASEAPWLFQDLLPSS; translated from the coding sequence ATGGAACCATTTACTACTCTCACAGGAATTGTCGCTCCGTTGGATCGCGTGAATGTGGATACTGACCAAATTATTCCTAAGCAATATCTCAAGACCATCCAACGAACAGGGTTAAAAGAGGGGTTGTTTGCAGATTGGAAAATTCGACCCGATGGTTCCCCTGATCCAGGATTTTTTATGAATCAACCTCGCTTCCAGCATGCGACGATTCTGTTGACTCGTGATAACTTTGGATGCGGTTCGTCCCGGGAACATGCGCCTTGGGCTTTATTGGATTATGGTATCCGATCGATTGTGGCACCAAGTTTTGCCGATATCTTTTATAACAACTGTTTTCAAAATGGAATTTTACCCGTGGTTCTCAAGGCAGAAGAAATCCAGCAATTGTTTGATGTCGTTGCCCAGGAAGAGTCCGTGCAGGTGACGATTGATCTGCCCAATCAAACGGTGGCCCTGTCTCTTAGCAAAACCTTTGCCTTTACCATTGATCCCTTTCGAAAGAATAGTCTGATGAAAGGACTCGATGCCATTGGTTTAACCCTCCAACGTGAATCTGCGATTACGGCCTACGAACAGCGAAGAGCATCCGAAGCGCCCTGGTTGTTTCAAGATCTATTGCCCTCTTCATAA
- a CDS encoding response regulator: MSTSNTPSDGETEATSRRSVLVAEDDKISRRTVVSALSRGGNHVVEAEDGAQAWKVLQGSDSPQLAILDWMMPELDGLQLCREVKKLGDGRARYVILVTSKAERQDVVKGLEAGADDYITKPFDAEELRARVRVGFRVLDLQEKLANRVHELEQAICQIKQLHGLLPICSYCKKIRDDGNYWQQVEEYIGQHSEVKFSHGICPACYEKEMVPQLVALKNEGRG, from the coding sequence ATGAGCACGAGTAATACCCCAAGTGATGGAGAAACAGAAGCCACCTCAAGACGAAGCGTTTTAGTCGCAGAGGACGATAAGATTTCAAGAAGAACAGTCGTATCGGCGTTGAGCCGAGGTGGAAATCATGTGGTGGAAGCGGAAGATGGCGCGCAAGCCTGGAAGGTGCTTCAAGGCTCTGATTCTCCGCAGCTGGCGATATTGGATTGGATGATGCCAGAATTGGATGGGTTGCAATTATGTCGTGAGGTAAAGAAGCTTGGCGATGGGAGGGCTCGATATGTAATTCTTGTGACGTCAAAAGCCGAACGTCAGGATGTGGTCAAGGGCCTGGAGGCCGGGGCAGACGATTATATTACGAAGCCATTTGATGCCGAAGAATTGCGAGCCCGGGTGCGGGTAGGATTTCGTGTACTTGATCTCCAGGAAAAGTTGGCCAATCGAGTGCATGAATTAGAGCAGGCCATCTGCCAAATCAAACAACTCCATGGACTTTTGCCAATTTGTTCGTATTGTAAAAAAATTCGTGATGATGGAAATTATTGGCAACAAGTCGAGGAGTATATCGGGCAACATTCAGAAGTAAAATTCAGCCATGGAATTTGTCCGGCATGCTACGAGAAGGAAATGGTTCCCCAGTTGGTGGCCTTGAAAAATGAAGGCCGAGGTTGA
- the mreD gene encoding rod shape-determining protein MreD, which yields MKTGIFLGLILFLVPFQATVLGSISPFGIRPDLCLIAACLMGFFTGQIQGFVLGFFLGFVQDLFSASDLWLNTITKSGVGFFAGLIARNLANTASHSAFLLMVAFSLFSGVIFLMTSRGGLDLVELLQGFPAVLLPQALFDGLVAVGLYWVITRWTPEFSSV from the coding sequence ATGAAAACAGGGATATTCCTCGGCCTCATCCTCTTTCTCGTTCCCTTCCAAGCCACGGTGCTTGGATCGATCAGCCCATTTGGCATTCGTCCTGACCTGTGCCTCATTGCTGCCTGTCTTATGGGGTTTTTCACCGGGCAGATCCAAGGATTTGTTTTGGGATTTTTTCTGGGTTTCGTGCAAGACCTGTTTTCGGCCAGCGACTTGTGGCTGAATACCATTACTAAATCTGGCGTAGGATTTTTTGCTGGATTGATTGCAAGAAACTTGGCCAATACCGCATCCCATTCGGCCTTTTTATTGATGGTGGCATTTTCACTTTTCTCCGGTGTGATATTTCTGATGACCTCGCGGGGCGGCCTGGACTTGGTTGAACTCTTGCAGGGATTTCCTGCGGTGCTTTTGCCCCAAGCGCTCTTTGATGGACTGGTGGCCGTCGGACTCTATTGGGTCATCACTCGCTGGACACCTGAATTCTCTAGCGTTTAG
- the leuC gene encoding 3-isopropylmalate dehydratase large subunit produces the protein MLAKTLFEKIWEAHVVHEEADGTTLLYIDRHLVHEVTSPQAFEGLKLAGRKVRRSAAVLAVPDHNVPTTNRQVAIADPMSRIQIQTLEQNCRDSNISVFTMDDIRQGIVHVIGPEQGLTLPGMTIVCGDSHTSTHGAFGALAFGIGTSEVEHVLATQCLVQKRPKTMEIRVDGTLSPYCSAKDMTLAIIGKIGTAGGTGYVVEYTGSAVRALSMEGRMTLCNMSIEGGARAGMVAPDDTTAAYVKGRPLAPKGELFDQAVRAWASLVTDSGASYDRTVHLRAEEISPQVSWGTNPGMVSGIDGAIPDPRTYPEGEARDSLQRALEYMALTPGTPIQELKIDRVFIGSCTNSRIEDLRIAASYFKGKKVADGVHAMVVPGSGLVKKQAEEEGLDAVFREAGAEWRDAGCSMCLAMNADVLKPGERCASTSNRNFEGRQGKGGRTHLVSPAMAAAAAVAGHFVDIRQWT, from the coding sequence ATGTTGGCCAAGACCCTCTTTGAAAAAATCTGGGAAGCTCATGTGGTTCATGAGGAAGCAGATGGAACCACGCTTCTCTATATCGATCGTCATTTAGTGCATGAAGTAACTTCCCCTCAGGCATTTGAGGGGTTAAAACTTGCCGGCCGCAAGGTTCGGCGTTCCGCAGCGGTTCTCGCGGTTCCGGATCACAATGTGCCAACGACCAATCGTCAGGTGGCCATTGCCGATCCCATGAGCCGTATACAAATCCAAACATTGGAACAAAATTGTCGTGATTCAAATATCTCCGTGTTTACCATGGACGATATTCGTCAGGGAATTGTGCATGTCATTGGCCCGGAACAGGGCTTGACGTTGCCCGGGATGACTATTGTGTGTGGAGATTCACATACTTCCACGCATGGTGCGTTTGGAGCGCTGGCCTTTGGGATTGGTACCAGTGAAGTCGAACATGTTCTCGCAACTCAATGCCTGGTGCAAAAACGTCCCAAGACCATGGAAATCCGAGTCGATGGAACATTGTCCCCGTATTGTTCAGCCAAGGATATGACGTTAGCCATCATCGGCAAAATTGGGACCGCTGGTGGAACAGGTTATGTGGTGGAATACACTGGATCCGCTGTTCGAGCGTTATCCATGGAAGGTCGGATGACTTTGTGCAACATGTCCATTGAAGGCGGGGCGCGGGCCGGCATGGTCGCTCCGGATGACACGACTGCGGCCTATGTGAAAGGTCGTCCTTTAGCTCCCAAAGGGGAGTTGTTTGACCAAGCGGTACGAGCCTGGGCGAGTCTTGTGACAGATTCCGGAGCTTCCTACGATCGTACGGTCCACCTTAGGGCGGAGGAGATTTCCCCGCAAGTGTCTTGGGGAACCAATCCCGGCATGGTGAGTGGAATCGATGGTGCAATTCCTGACCCCCGGACCTATCCTGAAGGGGAGGCCCGTGATTCCCTTCAACGAGCATTGGAGTATATGGCACTCACACCAGGCACGCCTATTCAAGAGCTGAAGATTGACCGAGTGTTTATTGGGTCATGCACCAACTCTCGAATTGAGGATTTACGCATTGCCGCATCGTATTTTAAGGGGAAAAAAGTGGCTGACGGAGTGCATGCTATGGTGGTGCCCGGTTCGGGGCTAGTGAAAAAACAAGCTGAGGAAGAAGGATTAGATGCGGTATTCCGTGAGGCTGGAGCTGAATGGCGCGATGCGGGTTGCAGCATGTGTTTGGCCATGAATGCCGATGTGCTGAAACCTGGAGAGCGATGTGCGTCTACGAGCAACCGGAATTTTGAAGGGCGTCAAGGTAAAGGCGGGCGAACGCATTTGGTTTCACCAGCCATGGCTGCAGCAGCTGCGGTTGCAGGGCATTTTGTCGATATTCGTCAATGGACATAA
- a CDS encoding response regulator has translation MATILIIDDDSQIRVMLRDALESQGHTIFDSANGTEGLEKYRAYPTDLIICDLMLPEKSGLTMIRELVEDFPTLNFIIMSGLTGFGEATSLEFTKKFGAHRTLPKPFELAEMMMAVRGALGQTECIPVSCS, from the coding sequence GTGGCTACTATTCTTATTATAGATGACGATTCCCAAATTCGGGTGATGCTGCGCGATGCCTTGGAATCGCAAGGCCATACCATTTTCGATTCAGCCAACGGCACCGAAGGTCTCGAGAAGTATCGAGCCTATCCAACGGATTTGATTATTTGTGATTTAATGCTTCCGGAAAAAAGTGGTCTTACGATGATCCGGGAACTGGTTGAAGATTTTCCAACTCTTAACTTTATCATCATGTCAGGATTGACGGGCTTTGGGGAGGCGACTTCCCTGGAATTCACCAAGAAGTTTGGAGCACATAGGACGCTGCCAAAACCTTTTGAACTCGCGGAAATGATGATGGCGGTGCGAGGGGCTTTAGGTCAAACTGAATGCATTCCGGTATCTTGTTCTTGA
- the mreC gene encoding rod shape-determining protein MreC translates to MIGRVRPLVLWSSSTRRLIVVVVVVALILLFLLPRQTQVLLQHLGRPIADVVGIPMEIMAGADRGVRDWWNQYIALQGVYEQNRELQAKIQDLEGELNQLREQALASQRFAAILDFQQKSALQTLAARVIGRSASNWYRGVVLNKGEEDGVAVEMGVITPAGVVGTIVKVASSTSIALLVTDPNVAVTGLVQRTRDEGIIQGTANGYVRMKYIPPLAAVKEGDAVVTSGLTGGFPRGLLIGQVLRVEEREGDLFLTAQVAPVVDFGKLEEVLILHSTESKDQTGSISNLLPSLEGEPTPP, encoded by the coding sequence ATGATCGGCCGGGTTCGGCCTTTAGTCCTGTGGAGTTCCAGCACCAGGCGGCTCATTGTCGTCGTGGTGGTGGTTGCCTTGATCCTGTTATTTCTCCTTCCTCGACAAACCCAGGTTCTCCTCCAACATTTAGGAAGGCCCATCGCCGATGTCGTCGGCATCCCCATGGAAATCATGGCTGGAGCTGATCGTGGTGTTCGCGATTGGTGGAACCAATATATCGCCCTTCAGGGCGTCTACGAGCAAAACCGCGAGCTTCAAGCGAAAATTCAAGATCTGGAAGGGGAACTGAATCAACTTCGCGAACAAGCCCTGGCCTCTCAACGATTTGCAGCAATATTGGACTTCCAGCAAAAAAGTGCGCTCCAGACGCTGGCAGCACGGGTAATTGGGCGAAGCGCCTCGAATTGGTATCGCGGGGTAGTGTTGAATAAAGGAGAAGAGGATGGCGTGGCCGTGGAGATGGGTGTCATCACTCCAGCCGGAGTGGTGGGGACCATTGTTAAAGTGGCCAGCTCAACCAGTATTGCGCTGTTAGTCACCGACCCCAATGTCGCTGTCACCGGCCTGGTACAGCGGACTCGGGATGAAGGCATCATTCAAGGAACCGCCAATGGGTATGTACGCATGAAATATATTCCGCCTTTGGCGGCAGTCAAGGAAGGGGATGCAGTCGTGACGTCGGGCTTAACTGGAGGATTCCCTCGCGGGCTCCTGATTGGTCAGGTTCTTCGTGTTGAAGAACGTGAGGGTGATCTATTTCTCACGGCACAAGTTGCTCCGGTCGTTGATTTTGGCAAGCTGGAAGAAGTGTTAATCCTCCATTCCACGGAATCGAAAGACCAGACAGGATCCATTTCAAATCTCCTACCTTCTCTAGAAGGGGAACCTACACCCCCATGA